From the Thermococcus sp. 18S1 genome, one window contains:
- a CDS encoding alanyl-tRNA editing protein: MPSVEVRTHTALHVVKGAVVKVLGENAKWTASVYVDGNHGRLTVKFDRKPTPEEVAEIERLANEKVRENVPVQVYELPRDEAEERFGEDMYDLFPIPPEVRTLRVVVIEGWNVNACKEEHTATTGEIGEIKIRKVRFWRSKELLEISFDVL, translated from the coding sequence ATGCCGTCGGTGGAGGTTAGAACACACACCGCCCTGCACGTGGTCAAGGGCGCCGTCGTCAAGGTTCTGGGTGAAAACGCCAAGTGGACGGCGAGCGTTTACGTGGACGGAAACCATGGGCGGCTGACCGTCAAGTTCGACCGGAAGCCAACGCCCGAGGAGGTTGCCGAGATAGAGCGCCTCGCCAATGAGAAGGTAAGGGAAAACGTCCCGGTTCAGGTTTACGAGCTGCCCAGAGACGAGGCCGAGGAGCGCTTCGGTGAGGACATGTACGACCTCTTCCCGATTCCGCCGGAGGTAAGAACCCTCAGGGTCGTCGTCATAGAGGGCTGGAACGTCAACGCCTGCAAGGAGGAACATACCGCAACGACGGGAGAAATAGGGGAGATAAAAATCAGAAAGGTCCGCTTTTGGAGGAGCAAGGAGCTGCTTGAGATAAGCTTTGACGTTCTGTGA
- a CDS encoding ABC transporter ATP-binding protein: MKALEVKVSFAYGEREVLKGVEFTAGRGELLAIIGPNGAGKSTLLKAMVGILRPRGSVRLDGRDLLSMRPPERARLITYVPQSSFPEFAFTIEEFVEMGSYATRGNVEAALKRVGLWERRKEPVTNLSGGEYQLALIARALAQGSEAILLDEPTSHLDINHALMVMELLKDLKEEKIIVAVLHDLNLALRYADRLILLHRGGKYWEGTPGELEPEVLEEVYGVKARIAEVDGHRVVLPELAKV, from the coding sequence ATGAAGGCTCTCGAAGTCAAAGTTTCCTTCGCCTACGGCGAGAGGGAGGTTCTAAAGGGCGTCGAGTTCACGGCGGGGAGGGGTGAGCTCCTCGCGATAATCGGGCCGAACGGTGCCGGAAAGAGCACCCTGCTGAAGGCCATGGTCGGGATTCTGAGACCGAGGGGGAGCGTGAGACTCGACGGAAGGGACCTTCTCTCAATGAGACCGCCGGAGAGGGCAAGGCTCATAACCTACGTCCCGCAGAGCTCCTTCCCCGAGTTCGCCTTCACCATCGAGGAGTTCGTTGAGATGGGCTCCTACGCAACAAGGGGCAACGTTGAGGCGGCTTTAAAGCGCGTCGGCCTCTGGGAGCGCAGGAAAGAGCCGGTTACGAACCTGAGCGGCGGCGAGTACCAGCTGGCCCTGATAGCGAGGGCCTTAGCACAGGGGAGCGAGGCGATACTCCTGGATGAGCCGACGAGCCACCTGGATATAAACCACGCCCTCATGGTGATGGAGCTGCTGAAGGACCTCAAGGAGGAGAAGATAATCGTGGCCGTTCTCCACGACCTCAACCTGGCCCTCCGCTACGCGGACAGGCTGATTCTGCTCCACAGGGGCGGCAAATACTGGGAGGGAACCCCCGGAGAACTGGAACCGGAGGTTCTTGAGGAAGTCTACGGGGTGAAGGCAAGGATAGCGGAGGTCGATGGCCACAGGGTCGTTCTGCCGGAACTCGCAAAGGTTTAA
- a CDS encoding PLDc N-terminal domain-containing protein yields the protein MGGAIIFGTVWVLGMFLMALQLLALVWVIYDVLTKQKRMSDVEKVIWIVLAFLFTILGALAYYLLVKRSGKYEEKPEEAISSEDSVRVY from the coding sequence ATGGGAGGTGCAATAATCTTCGGGACAGTATGGGTGCTCGGCATGTTCCTAATGGCACTCCAGCTGCTCGCCCTTGTGTGGGTCATCTACGACGTCCTCACAAAGCAGAAGAGAATGTCGGACGTTGAAAAGGTCATCTGGATAGTCCTGGCGTTCCTTTTCACAATACTGGGGGCGCTGGCGTACTACCTTCTCGTCAAGAGAAGTGGCAAATACGAGGAGAAACCTGAGGAAGCCATCTCTTCCGAGGACTCCGTCAGGGTGTACTGA
- the thrC gene encoding threonine synthase, whose protein sequence is MRLICPICGKTYDEPVQRCECGEPVEFERFTGEPYIGKSVWERFWDFWPVEPALELSLGEGDTPLVKSGLGEELGVKLYLKNETVNPTWSFKDRGTFLAMSHALKAGYKTVGTVSTGNMAASVSAYASRFGLKAKILVSESASDEKLKAVSVYGGEVIRVHGDYGRLYFESLKLGERLGVYFMNSDNPFRIEGYKGIAFEIAEEISPDYVLIPTSSGGLFRGIAKGFIELHESGLIDDLPTLIAVQAEGCSPICRAFKEGREKIERFESPKTIAKAIANPYPPSGNAVLRLMRDFGWSCVAVSDDEILEAQRKLAGEGLFVQPASATGIAALEKLDLPSGAKVVSILTGSGLRTLKSAPQGGIKECPLGMLESCLR, encoded by the coding sequence ATGAGGCTGATCTGTCCCATCTGCGGTAAAACCTACGACGAACCGGTTCAGAGGTGTGAATGCGGCGAGCCGGTCGAGTTTGAAAGGTTCACCGGCGAACCGTACATAGGAAAGAGCGTCTGGGAGCGGTTCTGGGACTTCTGGCCGGTGGAGCCGGCACTGGAGCTCTCCCTCGGCGAGGGCGACACGCCCCTTGTGAAGTCGGGGCTCGGCGAAGAGCTTGGAGTGAAGCTCTACCTCAAGAACGAGACAGTAAACCCGACGTGGAGCTTCAAGGACAGGGGCACTTTTCTGGCGATGAGCCATGCCCTAAAGGCCGGCTACAAGACTGTTGGAACCGTCTCCACAGGAAACATGGCGGCGAGCGTTTCGGCCTACGCTTCCCGCTTTGGGTTGAAGGCGAAGATTCTCGTCTCCGAGAGCGCGAGCGACGAGAAGCTGAAGGCCGTTTCGGTTTACGGCGGCGAGGTCATCAGGGTTCACGGTGACTACGGGAGGCTCTACTTCGAGAGCCTGAAGTTGGGAGAAAGGCTCGGGGTCTACTTCATGAACTCGGACAACCCCTTCAGAATCGAGGGCTACAAGGGCATCGCCTTCGAGATAGCCGAGGAGATAAGCCCGGACTACGTCCTGATTCCGACGAGCTCGGGCGGGCTCTTCCGGGGAATAGCCAAAGGCTTCATCGAGCTCCACGAGAGCGGTCTAATCGATGACCTCCCAACCCTCATAGCGGTTCAGGCCGAGGGCTGTTCACCCATATGCAGGGCTTTTAAGGAAGGCAGGGAGAAAATCGAGCGCTTTGAGAGCCCCAAGACTATAGCAAAGGCCATAGCCAACCCGTATCCACCGAGCGGGAACGCGGTTCTGAGGCTCATGCGGGACTTCGGCTGGAGCTGTGTTGCCGTTTCCGACGATGAGATACTCGAAGCGCAGAGGAAGCTCGCCGGCGAAGGCCTCTTCGTCCAGCCGGCGAGTGCGACAGGCATAGCGGCGCTGGAGAAGCTCGACCTTCCAAGCGGAGCCAAGGTCGTTTCCATACTCACGGGTTCAGGGTTAAGAACCCTCAAGAGCGCCCCACAGGGAGGGATTAAGGAGTGCCCGCTCGGGATGCTGGAAAGCTGTTTGAGGTGA
- a CDS encoding DUF4157 domain-containing protein: protein MRNLPEKLAVLGLIILLVSSLYAAERLTVSPSAVLGEVSGILDQVQEIRNLTFKERPKIVVLTKDEALAKWKPGKADIERMKIEELTYKMTLLLPPDYQYIKKETERSAGWIAATVGDTIYIIQENFMSNPDTARRTIAHESVHVLQKQWFDAKYGAETYDGTIAVQSLIEGDADLVADLYCERNGIPIHKIRSLSGNPLADLHIFPYVFGDRFVRYLYEKGGWGLVNEAYSRYPVSAQQVMHPELYLENVTPLNVTLSAPPNSRILKEDRLGEYYVYLLLRDVAKLEDETAWNVSSAWRGDKLLLTQNATGYLLQWKVVFSSEKAAEAFGETISKLAEGNTYANYTIRIEGNSVLLIAERRD from the coding sequence ATGCGGAATCTCCCAGAAAAGCTGGCGGTTCTCGGGCTGATAATCCTGCTCGTATCGTCGCTCTACGCAGCTGAAAGGCTAACCGTCAGCCCAAGCGCGGTTCTCGGAGAGGTAAGCGGAATACTCGATCAGGTTCAGGAGATAAGGAACCTCACCTTCAAGGAGAGGCCGAAGATAGTCGTTCTGACCAAAGATGAAGCCTTGGCAAAATGGAAGCCCGGAAAAGCCGACATCGAGAGGATGAAAATAGAAGAACTGACCTACAAGATGACCCTTCTCCTCCCCCCGGATTATCAGTACATCAAAAAAGAAACGGAGCGGAGCGCGGGATGGATAGCCGCGACGGTGGGGGATACCATCTACATCATCCAGGAGAACTTCATGTCGAACCCTGACACCGCCAGGAGGACGATAGCCCACGAGAGCGTCCACGTGCTCCAGAAGCAGTGGTTCGACGCAAAGTACGGCGCCGAAACCTACGACGGCACCATAGCGGTTCAGTCCCTCATCGAGGGTGACGCGGACCTCGTCGCGGATCTCTACTGCGAGAGGAACGGGATACCGATTCACAAGATACGCTCGCTGAGCGGGAATCCCCTAGCTGACCTCCACATCTTCCCCTACGTCTTCGGCGACCGCTTTGTGAGATACCTCTACGAGAAAGGCGGCTGGGGGCTCGTTAACGAGGCATACAGCCGCTATCCGGTCTCGGCACAGCAGGTCATGCACCCGGAGCTGTACCTCGAAAACGTTACCCCCCTCAACGTCACCCTGAGCGCACCGCCAAACTCACGGATTCTCAAGGAGGACAGACTCGGCGAGTACTACGTCTACCTCCTCCTCAGGGACGTTGCGAAGCTTGAGGACGAGACCGCCTGGAACGTCTCAAGTGCGTGGCGCGGGGATAAGCTCCTTCTAACCCAGAACGCTACGGGCTACCTCCTCCAGTGGAAGGTCGTCTTCTCAAGCGAGAAAGCCGCGGAGGCCTTTGGGGAAACCATCTCCAAGCTCGCGGAGGGCAACACCTACGCGAACTACACGATAAGGATTGAAGGGAACTCCGTTCTCCTGATCGCCGAAAGGAGGGACTGA
- a CDS encoding UPF0175 family protein has protein sequence MGKRVVVELPGMIKLPEDEVEGRVKVELAIRLYEKGILSFGQARKLAGVSKWEFLEILAKEGKGIPYDEEELENDLKVLEELS, from the coding sequence ATGGGAAAGAGGGTTGTGGTTGAGCTTCCGGGAATGATTAAGCTCCCGGAAGATGAGGTAGAGGGCAGGGTCAAGGTTGAACTTGCCATAAGGCTCTACGAAAAGGGGATACTGTCCTTTGGGCAGGCGAGAAAGCTTGCGGGGGTTAGCAAGTGGGAGTTCCTTGAGATACTCGCTAAAGAAGGCAAAGGAATTCCATACGATGAGGAAGAGCTTGAAAACGACCTTAAAGTTCTGGAGGAGCTCTCATGA
- a CDS encoding N-acetyltransferase, which produces MDFKTALTGLYLRDPAGTLPNALWKTLAMLDGMETSTDVRGGEVVHLEARKGMGLYVYWDSNGVPPDIGGLNFVLLHERLAGALDLEEFYVERYFRLVHRGAALEEPFLPVGFSFSEVDVLAEASKVADFINLCYEDINASSSEVGSWTLSPAFDRSLWLWILEGDEPVALGIADLDRSIGEGSLEWIQVHPSYRGMGLGKAMVFELLRRLQSLAVFTTVSGELDNRTNPEALYRRCGFEGNDVWLVLRRRE; this is translated from the coding sequence ATGGACTTTAAAACGGCACTAACAGGACTGTACCTCCGCGATCCAGCCGGAACCCTTCCGAACGCCCTCTGGAAGACCCTGGCGATGCTTGACGGAATGGAGACCTCCACGGACGTTCGCGGAGGGGAAGTCGTCCATCTAGAAGCCAGAAAGGGCATGGGGCTCTACGTCTACTGGGACTCGAACGGCGTTCCCCCCGATATTGGGGGCCTGAATTTTGTGCTTCTGCATGAGAGGCTAGCTGGGGCTCTCGACCTGGAGGAATTCTATGTTGAGAGGTACTTCAGGCTCGTTCACCGAGGTGCGGCTCTCGAAGAACCGTTCCTGCCGGTGGGCTTCTCCTTCAGTGAGGTGGACGTGCTCGCTGAGGCCAGTAAAGTGGCGGATTTCATAAACCTCTGCTACGAGGACATCAACGCGAGTTCCAGTGAAGTTGGGTCGTGGACGTTAAGTCCCGCTTTCGACCGGTCGCTCTGGCTCTGGATTCTTGAGGGAGATGAGCCCGTTGCCCTTGGGATAGCGGACTTGGACCGCTCCATCGGCGAGGGCTCGCTGGAATGGATACAGGTTCACCCCTCCTACCGAGGGATGGGCCTTGGAAAGGCCATGGTGTTTGAACTCCTTCGCAGGTTGCAAAGTCTGGCGGTCTTCACGACGGTTTCAGGCGAGCTTGACAACAGAACGAACCCGGAGGCGCTTTATCGGCGCTGTGGGTTCGAGGGAAACGACGTCTGGCTGGTTCTGAGAAGAAGAGAATGA
- the psmB gene encoding archaeal proteasome endopeptidase complex subunit beta: METKKTGTTTVGIKARDGVVLAADTQASLDHMVETLNIRKIVPITDRIAITTAGSVGDVQALARMLEAEARYYQFTWNRPMSTKAMANLLSNILNENKWFPYLVQIIIGGYVDEPTLANLDALGGLVFDDYTATGSGSPFAIAVLEDGFKKDMSVEEAKELAVRAVRTAGKRDVYTGDRKVQVVVITKDGMKEEFVEFKE; encoded by the coding sequence ATGGAAACTAAGAAAACCGGTACCACCACCGTGGGAATAAAGGCCAGAGACGGCGTTGTTCTGGCCGCTGATACGCAGGCTTCCCTCGACCACATGGTTGAGACCCTCAACATCAGGAAGATAGTCCCTATCACCGACAGGATAGCGATAACCACTGCGGGAAGCGTCGGCGACGTTCAGGCCCTGGCGAGAATGCTCGAGGCTGAAGCCAGATACTACCAGTTCACCTGGAACAGGCCCATGAGCACCAAGGCCATGGCAAACCTGCTCAGCAACATCCTCAACGAGAACAAGTGGTTCCCCTATCTCGTCCAGATAATCATAGGCGGCTACGTTGACGAGCCGACCTTAGCGAACCTCGACGCGCTCGGCGGCCTCGTCTTCGACGACTACACCGCAACCGGTTCGGGAAGTCCCTTCGCCATAGCCGTCCTTGAGGATGGCTTCAAGAAGGACATGAGCGTTGAGGAGGCCAAGGAGCTCGCGGTCAGGGCCGTCAGAACCGCAGGAAAGCGCGACGTTTACACCGGCGACAGGAAGGTCCAGGTCGTCGTCATAACGAAGGACGGCATGAAGGAAGAGTTCGTCGAGTTCAAGGAGTGA
- the rimI gene encoding ribosomal protein S18-alanine N-acetyltransferase — protein sequence MSVSIRQFGGRIPLAMVAIRPARLFDIPDVMRIERESFREDYPRGVFLVFLENNPDTFLVAEYNGRVIGYVMGYLRPDLEGHIMSIAVDPAYRGNGIGSALLTEVIERLINKGARYIGLEVRVSNENAIRLYERFGFRRIKRIIGYYADGEDAYYMLLPADEWGGRN from the coding sequence ATGAGCGTCTCCATCCGTCAGTTTGGGGGGAGGATCCCACTGGCCATGGTGGCCATAAGGCCCGCCAGGCTCTTCGATATCCCCGACGTCATGAGAATAGAGCGCGAGTCCTTCAGGGAGGACTACCCGAGGGGCGTTTTCCTGGTTTTCCTGGAGAACAACCCGGACACCTTTTTGGTCGCCGAGTACAACGGAAGGGTCATCGGCTACGTTATGGGATACCTTAGGCCGGACCTCGAGGGCCACATCATGAGCATAGCCGTCGATCCGGCGTACCGGGGCAACGGCATAGGCTCCGCCCTCCTCACTGAGGTCATCGAAAGGCTCATAAACAAGGGGGCCCGCTACATAGGCCTGGAGGTTCGCGTAAGCAACGAAAATGCCATAAGGCTCTATGAGCGCTTCGGCTTCAGGCGGATCAAGCGTATAATTGGCTACTACGCCGACGGGGAGGACGCGTACTACATGCTCCTGCCCGCGGACGAGTGGGGTGGAAGGAATTGA
- a CDS encoding iron ABC transporter permease, producing the protein MRRWLPALALLSTAALFLGVYVGSVGISPSDVTASIAYGIKSTLSHFTQINPGEKPRYFVIIWELRLPRVLLAYLVGLSLASAGVASQALFRNPLADPYIIGVSAGAGIGAALGAIYAPSHMGSLALASALLSVFIVYSVSRVDGHVPVDTLLLAGIAYGFLASAVTWYLIISQGERAHVTWMWLMGTFNGAGWGDVGEMFIVSALGTGFLIWKWRELNLILLGEESIALGLDLHLYRKLFIGAIAVLTAFAVSTAGIIGFIGLVSPHIMRLLMGPNHRSLTPASALFGGVLLVFADLLARTIAKPTELPVGIITALMGAPFFLYLLMKHKRGELYS; encoded by the coding sequence ATGAGGAGATGGCTCCCCGCGCTGGCACTGCTCTCGACAGCCGCACTGTTCCTAGGGGTCTACGTGGGCTCCGTGGGCATAAGCCCGTCCGACGTCACCGCCAGCATAGCCTACGGAATAAAATCGACGCTCTCTCACTTCACCCAGATCAACCCAGGTGAAAAGCCGAGGTACTTCGTGATAATATGGGAGCTCCGCCTCCCAAGGGTTCTCCTGGCTTATCTCGTCGGGCTCTCCCTCGCCTCAGCGGGCGTCGCTTCCCAGGCCCTCTTCAGGAACCCCCTAGCTGATCCATACATCATCGGGGTTAGTGCCGGCGCCGGAATCGGGGCCGCGCTGGGTGCCATCTACGCCCCCTCCCACATGGGCTCCCTCGCCCTCGCCTCCGCCCTGCTCTCGGTCTTCATAGTTTACTCCGTCTCACGGGTCGATGGCCACGTCCCGGTCGACACCCTCCTCCTGGCGGGAATAGCGTACGGCTTTCTGGCGAGCGCGGTAACGTGGTACCTCATCATAAGCCAGGGGGAGAGGGCTCACGTAACATGGATGTGGCTCATGGGAACGTTCAACGGTGCCGGCTGGGGCGACGTTGGAGAGATGTTCATCGTCTCCGCCCTGGGGACGGGCTTCCTGATATGGAAGTGGCGCGAGCTGAACCTCATCCTCCTGGGCGAGGAGAGCATAGCGCTTGGCCTCGACCTGCACCTCTACAGAAAGCTCTTCATCGGAGCGATAGCGGTTCTAACGGCCTTCGCCGTCTCAACCGCGGGAATAATCGGCTTCATAGGCCTCGTCAGTCCGCACATAATGCGCCTCCTCATGGGCCCGAACCACAGAAGCCTGACCCCCGCGAGCGCCCTCTTCGGAGGTGTTCTTCTCGTCTTCGCAGACCTGCTCGCCAGAACCATCGCAAAACCAACCGAACTGCCGGTGGGCATCATAACCGCCCTGATGGGGGCGCCCTTCTTCCTGTACCTCCTGATGAAGCACAAGAGGGGTGAGCTGTACTCATGA
- a CDS encoding extradiol dioxygenase codes for MLIGAAVMPHGNPVLEPEDEETRRLAEVLRKIGKEFKGAEAYVLISPHNVRMSDHLGVVMAEHLVSWLGFEGKELPGEWETERDLARKIYESAKGAGLPVVDLNFAALSGEYSRWPLSWGELIPLQFLERKPLVLLTPARNVSREALVRFGEIIAEVAERSEKRVAFIASADHGHGHDENGPYGKVKESEEYDRLVMEILSENRLERLMEIPEELVRKALVDSYWQLLVLHGLLKRVSMKVRETAYACPTYFGMAGALWVR; via the coding sequence ATGCTGATTGGAGCCGCGGTTATGCCCCACGGGAACCCCGTTCTAGAGCCGGAGGATGAGGAAACGAGAAGACTCGCGGAGGTTCTCAGGAAGATCGGCAAGGAGTTCAAAGGGGCCGAGGCCTACGTCCTCATAAGCCCGCACAACGTCCGGATGAGCGACCACCTCGGCGTGGTCATGGCGGAACACCTCGTCTCGTGGCTCGGCTTCGAGGGCAAAGAGCTTCCCGGAGAATGGGAGACCGAGAGAGACCTCGCGAGGAAAATCTACGAGTCGGCGAAGGGTGCCGGCCTGCCCGTTGTTGACCTGAACTTCGCCGCGCTGAGCGGTGAGTACTCGCGCTGGCCCCTGAGCTGGGGGGAGCTGATTCCGCTCCAGTTCCTCGAAAGGAAACCGCTCGTTCTCCTGACTCCGGCCAGAAACGTGTCCAGAGAAGCCCTCGTTCGCTTCGGCGAGATTATCGCGGAAGTCGCAGAGAGGAGCGAGAAGAGGGTGGCCTTCATAGCCAGCGCCGACCACGGGCACGGACACGATGAAAACGGCCCGTACGGAAAGGTGAAGGAGAGCGAGGAGTACGACAGGCTCGTCATGGAGATCCTCTCTGAAAACAGGCTGGAAAGGCTCATGGAAATCCCCGAAGAGCTCGTGAGAAAAGCCCTGGTGGACAGCTACTGGCAGCTCCTCGTCCTCCACGGGCTTCTGAAGAGGGTCTCGATGAAGGTGAGGGAAACCGCCTACGCCTGTCCAACATACTTCGGCATGGCTGGAGCGCTGTGGGTTAGGTGA
- a CDS encoding cyclic 2,3-diphosphoglycerate synthase — translation MAEKKRKRVLILGAAGRDFHNFNVFFRDNPDYEVVAFTATQIPDIEGRVYPPELAGELYPNGIPIWSEDDMEKIIKEHDIDVVVFAYSDVPHEHVMHLASRAHSAGADFWLLGPKSTMLKSSKPVIAVTAVRTGCGKSQTSRKVAQLLQEMGYKVVAIRHPMPYGDLRKQVVQRFASYENLDKHECTIEEREEYEPYIDRGMVVYAGVDYEKILREAEKEADIILWDGGNNDFPFYEPDLWIVVTDPHRPGHELKYHPGETNFRAADVIIINKIDTANRDDIQKVRESIEKVNPNAVIIDGASPLYVDQPELIKGKRVLVVEDGPTLTHGGMKYGAGYIAAKKYGAKEIIDPRPYAVGSIIDTYKKYSHLDVILPAMGYGEKQIRELEETINRADADVVIMGTPIDLRRVMKLNKPAVRVRYELEEIGEPKLRDVLKEFVEKHVKKE, via the coding sequence ATGGCCGAGAAGAAGAGGAAGAGGGTTCTCATTTTGGGCGCCGCCGGAAGGGACTTCCACAACTTCAACGTGTTCTTCCGCGACAACCCCGACTACGAGGTCGTTGCCTTCACCGCCACTCAGATTCCGGACATCGAGGGCAGGGTCTACCCGCCCGAGCTCGCCGGCGAGCTCTACCCGAACGGAATTCCGATCTGGAGCGAGGATGACATGGAGAAGATAATCAAGGAGCACGACATTGACGTCGTCGTCTTCGCATACTCCGACGTTCCGCACGAGCACGTCATGCACCTCGCGAGCAGGGCCCACAGCGCTGGCGCCGACTTCTGGCTCCTCGGCCCGAAGAGCACCATGCTCAAGTCCAGCAAGCCGGTCATAGCGGTCACCGCCGTCAGGACCGGCTGTGGAAAGAGCCAGACCAGCAGGAAGGTCGCCCAGCTCCTCCAGGAGATGGGCTATAAGGTCGTCGCGATAAGGCACCCGATGCCCTACGGCGACCTCAGGAAGCAGGTCGTCCAGCGCTTCGCCAGCTACGAGAACCTCGACAAGCACGAGTGCACCATCGAGGAGCGCGAGGAGTACGAGCCCTACATCGACAGGGGCATGGTGGTTTACGCGGGCGTTGACTACGAGAAGATCCTCCGCGAGGCCGAGAAGGAGGCCGACATAATTCTCTGGGACGGTGGAAACAACGACTTCCCGTTCTACGAGCCCGACCTCTGGATAGTCGTCACCGACCCGCACAGGCCCGGCCACGAGCTCAAGTACCACCCCGGTGAGACCAACTTCAGAGCTGCTGACGTCATAATCATCAACAAGATCGACACCGCCAACAGGGACGACATCCAGAAGGTCCGCGAGAGCATCGAGAAGGTCAACCCGAACGCCGTCATCATCGACGGTGCCTCACCGCTCTACGTCGACCAGCCGGAGCTCATCAAGGGCAAGCGCGTTCTCGTCGTTGAGGACGGTCCGACCCTCACTCACGGCGGCATGAAGTACGGTGCCGGCTACATCGCCGCCAAGAAGTACGGAGCCAAGGAAATAATCGACCCGAGGCCCTACGCCGTCGGCTCGATCATCGACACCTACAAGAAGTACAGCCACCTCGACGTCATCCTGCCGGCCATGGGCTACGGCGAGAAGCAGATCAGGGAGCTTGAGGAGACCATCAACCGCGCAGATGCCGACGTCGTCATCATGGGTACCCCCATCGACCTCCGCCGCGTCATGAAGCTCAACAAGCCGGCCGTCAGGGTCAGGTACGAGCTTGAGGAGATCGGCGAGCCGAAGCTCAGGGACGTCCTCAAGGAGTTCGTCGAGAAGCACGTCAAGAAGGAGTGA
- a CDS encoding DUF3368 domain-containing protein: MRVIVNSSPLIFLAKLGLLDVLGELFEEVYITDGVYHETVVEGHGHDEALLIAEASFLRRVSIRDHELFRFLLEMIDYGEAETIVAALENKFGLLILDDKDARKVARGFGLKVTGTLGILFLAKRKSLIPAVGPYIEELRKHGFRISEDVLGKILESAGELKS, translated from the coding sequence ATGAGGGTGATAGTTAATTCCTCCCCTCTAATCTTTCTCGCGAAACTCGGTCTATTGGATGTCCTTGGTGAGCTCTTTGAGGAAGTGTACATCACGGATGGTGTCTATCATGAGACCGTCGTTGAGGGTCATGGTCACGATGAGGCCCTGTTAATCGCGGAGGCGTCTTTTCTGAGAAGGGTTTCGATAAGGGATCATGAACTGTTTAGGTTCCTCCTCGAGATGATAGACTACGGCGAGGCGGAGACGATAGTTGCAGCTCTTGAAAATAAGTTTGGCCTGCTGATTCTGGACGACAAAGATGCGAGGAAAGTTGCGAGGGGCTTTGGGCTGAAAGTCACTGGGACACTTGGAATTCTGTTTCTCGCGAAGAGGAAGAGTTTGATCCCTGCAGTTGGGCCATACATCGAAGAGCTCAGGAAGCACGGCTTCAGGATTTCTGAGGATGTTCTCGGAAAAATATTGGAAAGCGCAGGAGAGCTCAAATCTTGA